One Bombus pyrosoma isolate SC7728 linkage group LG7, ASM1482585v1, whole genome shotgun sequence genomic window carries:
- the LOC122569227 gene encoding casein kinase I-like isoform X7: protein MELRVGNKYRLGRKIGSGSFGDIYLGTNISTGEEVAIKLECIKTRHPQLHIESKFYRMMQGGVGIPTIKWCGSEGDYNVMVMELLGPSLEDLFNFCSRSFSLKTVLLLADQLICRTDYIHSRNFIHRDIKPDNFLMGLGKKGNLVYIIDFGLAKKYRDGRTHKHIPYRENKNLTGTARYASINTHLGIEQSRRDDLESLGYVLMYFNRGSLPWQGLKAATKRQKYERISEKKMSTPVEELCKGYPVEFASYLRYCRGLRFEERPDYSYLRQLFRTLFHGQGFTYDYVFDWNMLKFGNVRQQTLSSTQQTPMQSQHTNVALPSGTNNDQEHRSRPYTRQCLANISVGTVGPTVGGTTTNLRSMRQKREAIDALRDQDNQESDLQG, encoded by the exons ATGGAGCTACGCGTTGGAAATAAGTACCGGCTCGGACGGAAAATCGGGAGCGGCTCCTTCGGCGACATTTATCTAG GTACCAATATTTCCACCGGCGAGGAAGTCGCCATCAAGCTAGAATGTATAAAAACGCGGCATCCGCAGTTACACATAGAATCCAAGTTCTACAGAATGATGCAAGGTGGTG TTGGTATACCAACTATAAAATGGTGTGGCTCAGAAGGTGACTACAATGTAATGGTAATGGAGCTACTTGGTCCATCACTGGAGGAtctctttaatttttgttcaagaagtttttctttgaaaacgGTCTTGCTTCTCGCCGATCAATTG ATATGTAGAACGGATTACATTCATAGTCGCAATTTTATCCACCGGGACATCAAACCGGATAATTTTTTGATGGGCTTGGGAAAGAAGGGAAATCTCGTGTATATTATAGATTTCGGATTGGCTAAAAAATACCGCGATGGCCGTACTCACAAACACATACCCTATCGAGAAAACAAGAATTTAACAGGAACAGCCag ATATGCGAGTATTAATACACATCTGGGAATTGAACAATCACGACGAGACGACCTTGAATCCTTAGGGTATGTTCTTATGTACTTCAATAGGGGTAGCTTGCCCTGGCAAGGTTTGAAAGCGGCGACTAAAAGACAAAAGTATGAACGTATCTCTGAAAAGAAAATGTCTACGCCTGTCGAAGAATTATGCAAGGGTTATCCtg TAGAGTTTGCGTCATACCTAAGGTATTGTCGAGGACTACGATTTGAAGAAAGGCCTGACTACTCGTATCTTCGACAACTCTTCCGGACGCTGTTTCACGGTCAGGGCTTCACATACGATTACGTCTTCGATTGGAATATGCTGAAATTTGGTAACGTGAGGCAACAAACATTATCTTCGACGCAACAAACACCTATGCAGTCACAACACACGAACGTGGCGCTGCCTTCTGGGACCAATAACGATCAGGAACATCGATCTAG GCCCTATACACGGCAGTGTTTGGCAAACATATCAGTGGGAACGGTGGGTCCGACTGTGGGTGGAACAACCACGAATTTGAGAAGCATGCGGCAAAAACGCGAGGCGATAGACGCTCTTCGTGATCAGGATAATCAGGAGAGCGATCTTCAAG
- the LOC122569227 gene encoding casein kinase I-like isoform X4 — MELRVGNKYRLGRKIGSGSFGDIYLGTNISTGEEVAIKLECIKTRHPQLHIESKFYRMMQGGVGIPTIKWCGSEGDYNVMVMELLGPSLEDLFNFCSRSFSLKTVLLLADQLICRTDYIHSRNFIHRDIKPDNFLMGLGKKGNLVYIIDFGLAKKYRDGRTHKHIPYRENKNLTGTARYASINTHLGIEQSRRDDLESLGYVLMYFNRGSLPWQGLKAATKRQKYERISEKKMSTPVEELCKGYPVEFASYLRYCRGLRFEERPDYSYLRQLFRTLFHGQGFTYDYVFDWNMLKFGNVRQQTLSSTQQTPMQSQHTNVALPSGTNNDQEHRSRPYTRQCLANISVGTVGPTVGGTTTNLRSMRQKREAIDALRDQDNQESDLQASGAGGQERRVSMRLHRRDAAAGEMQPKTK; from the exons ATGGAGCTACGCGTTGGAAATAAGTACCGGCTCGGACGGAAAATCGGGAGCGGCTCCTTCGGCGACATTTATCTAG GTACCAATATTTCCACCGGCGAGGAAGTCGCCATCAAGCTAGAATGTATAAAAACGCGGCATCCGCAGTTACACATAGAATCCAAGTTCTACAGAATGATGCAAGGTGGTG TTGGTATACCAACTATAAAATGGTGTGGCTCAGAAGGTGACTACAATGTAATGGTAATGGAGCTACTTGGTCCATCACTGGAGGAtctctttaatttttgttcaagaagtttttctttgaaaacgGTCTTGCTTCTCGCCGATCAATTG ATATGTAGAACGGATTACATTCATAGTCGCAATTTTATCCACCGGGACATCAAACCGGATAATTTTTTGATGGGCTTGGGAAAGAAGGGAAATCTCGTGTATATTATAGATTTCGGATTGGCTAAAAAATACCGCGATGGCCGTACTCACAAACACATACCCTATCGAGAAAACAAGAATTTAACAGGAACAGCCag ATATGCGAGTATTAATACACATCTGGGAATTGAACAATCACGACGAGACGACCTTGAATCCTTAGGGTATGTTCTTATGTACTTCAATAGGGGTAGCTTGCCCTGGCAAGGTTTGAAAGCGGCGACTAAAAGACAAAAGTATGAACGTATCTCTGAAAAGAAAATGTCTACGCCTGTCGAAGAATTATGCAAGGGTTATCCtg TAGAGTTTGCGTCATACCTAAGGTATTGTCGAGGACTACGATTTGAAGAAAGGCCTGACTACTCGTATCTTCGACAACTCTTCCGGACGCTGTTTCACGGTCAGGGCTTCACATACGATTACGTCTTCGATTGGAATATGCTGAAATTTGGTAACGTGAGGCAACAAACATTATCTTCGACGCAACAAACACCTATGCAGTCACAACACACGAACGTGGCGCTGCCTTCTGGGACCAATAACGATCAGGAACATCGATCTAG GCCCTATACACGGCAGTGTTTGGCAAACATATCAGTGGGAACGGTGGGTCCGACTGTGGGTGGAACAACCACGAATTTGAGAAGCATGCGGCAAAAACGCGAGGCGATAGACGCTCTTCGTGATCAGGATAATCAGGAGAGCGATCTTCAAG
- the LOC122569227 gene encoding casein kinase I-like isoform X3 — protein sequence MELRVGNKYRLGRKIGSGSFGDIYLGTNISTGEEVAIKLECIKTRHPQLHIESKFYRMMQGGVGIPTIKWCGSEGDYNVMVMELLGPSLEDLFNFCSRSFSLKTVLLLADQLICRTDYIHSRNFIHRDIKPDNFLMGLGKKGNLVYIIDFGLAKKYRDGRTHKHIPYRENKNLTGTARYASINTHLGIEQSRRDDLESLGYVLMYFNRGSLPWQGLKAATKRQKYERISEKKMSTPVEELCKGYPVEFASYLRYCRGLRFEERPDYSYLRQLFRTLFHGQGFTYDYVFDWNMLKFGNVRQQTLSSTQQTPMQSQHTNVALPSGTNNDQEHRSRPYTRQCLANISVGTVGPTVGGTTTNLRSMRQKREAIDALRDQDNQESDLQASGAGGQERRVSMRLHRRDAAAGEMQPKTKLMKSTSG from the exons ATGGAGCTACGCGTTGGAAATAAGTACCGGCTCGGACGGAAAATCGGGAGCGGCTCCTTCGGCGACATTTATCTAG GTACCAATATTTCCACCGGCGAGGAAGTCGCCATCAAGCTAGAATGTATAAAAACGCGGCATCCGCAGTTACACATAGAATCCAAGTTCTACAGAATGATGCAAGGTGGTG TTGGTATACCAACTATAAAATGGTGTGGCTCAGAAGGTGACTACAATGTAATGGTAATGGAGCTACTTGGTCCATCACTGGAGGAtctctttaatttttgttcaagaagtttttctttgaaaacgGTCTTGCTTCTCGCCGATCAATTG ATATGTAGAACGGATTACATTCATAGTCGCAATTTTATCCACCGGGACATCAAACCGGATAATTTTTTGATGGGCTTGGGAAAGAAGGGAAATCTCGTGTATATTATAGATTTCGGATTGGCTAAAAAATACCGCGATGGCCGTACTCACAAACACATACCCTATCGAGAAAACAAGAATTTAACAGGAACAGCCag ATATGCGAGTATTAATACACATCTGGGAATTGAACAATCACGACGAGACGACCTTGAATCCTTAGGGTATGTTCTTATGTACTTCAATAGGGGTAGCTTGCCCTGGCAAGGTTTGAAAGCGGCGACTAAAAGACAAAAGTATGAACGTATCTCTGAAAAGAAAATGTCTACGCCTGTCGAAGAATTATGCAAGGGTTATCCtg TAGAGTTTGCGTCATACCTAAGGTATTGTCGAGGACTACGATTTGAAGAAAGGCCTGACTACTCGTATCTTCGACAACTCTTCCGGACGCTGTTTCACGGTCAGGGCTTCACATACGATTACGTCTTCGATTGGAATATGCTGAAATTTGGTAACGTGAGGCAACAAACATTATCTTCGACGCAACAAACACCTATGCAGTCACAACACACGAACGTGGCGCTGCCTTCTGGGACCAATAACGATCAGGAACATCGATCTAG GCCCTATACACGGCAGTGTTTGGCAAACATATCAGTGGGAACGGTGGGTCCGACTGTGGGTGGAACAACCACGAATTTGAGAAGCATGCGGCAAAAACGCGAGGCGATAGACGCTCTTCGTGATCAGGATAATCAGGAGAGCGATCTTCAAG
- the LOC122569227 gene encoding casein kinase I-like isoform X6: MELRVGNKYRLGRKIGSGSFGDIYLGTNISTGEEVAIKLECIKTRHPQLHIESKFYRMMQGGVGIPTIKWCGSEGDYNVMVMELLGPSLEDLFNFCSRSFSLKTVLLLADQLICRTDYIHSRNFIHRDIKPDNFLMGLGKKGNLVYIIDFGLAKKYRDGRTHKHIPYRENKNLTGTARYASINTHLGIEQSRRDDLESLGYVLMYFNRGSLPWQGLKAATKRQKYERISEKKMSTPVEELCKGYPVEFASYLRYCRGLRFEERPDYSYLRQLFRTLFHGQGFTYDYVFDWNMLKFGNVRQQTLSSTQQTPMQSQHTNVALPSGTNNDQEHRSRPYTRQCLANISVGTVGPTVGGTTTNLRSMRQKREAIDALRDQDNQESDLQA, translated from the exons ATGGAGCTACGCGTTGGAAATAAGTACCGGCTCGGACGGAAAATCGGGAGCGGCTCCTTCGGCGACATTTATCTAG GTACCAATATTTCCACCGGCGAGGAAGTCGCCATCAAGCTAGAATGTATAAAAACGCGGCATCCGCAGTTACACATAGAATCCAAGTTCTACAGAATGATGCAAGGTGGTG TTGGTATACCAACTATAAAATGGTGTGGCTCAGAAGGTGACTACAATGTAATGGTAATGGAGCTACTTGGTCCATCACTGGAGGAtctctttaatttttgttcaagaagtttttctttgaaaacgGTCTTGCTTCTCGCCGATCAATTG ATATGTAGAACGGATTACATTCATAGTCGCAATTTTATCCACCGGGACATCAAACCGGATAATTTTTTGATGGGCTTGGGAAAGAAGGGAAATCTCGTGTATATTATAGATTTCGGATTGGCTAAAAAATACCGCGATGGCCGTACTCACAAACACATACCCTATCGAGAAAACAAGAATTTAACAGGAACAGCCag ATATGCGAGTATTAATACACATCTGGGAATTGAACAATCACGACGAGACGACCTTGAATCCTTAGGGTATGTTCTTATGTACTTCAATAGGGGTAGCTTGCCCTGGCAAGGTTTGAAAGCGGCGACTAAAAGACAAAAGTATGAACGTATCTCTGAAAAGAAAATGTCTACGCCTGTCGAAGAATTATGCAAGGGTTATCCtg TAGAGTTTGCGTCATACCTAAGGTATTGTCGAGGACTACGATTTGAAGAAAGGCCTGACTACTCGTATCTTCGACAACTCTTCCGGACGCTGTTTCACGGTCAGGGCTTCACATACGATTACGTCTTCGATTGGAATATGCTGAAATTTGGTAACGTGAGGCAACAAACATTATCTTCGACGCAACAAACACCTATGCAGTCACAACACACGAACGTGGCGCTGCCTTCTGGGACCAATAACGATCAGGAACATCGATCTAG GCCCTATACACGGCAGTGTTTGGCAAACATATCAGTGGGAACGGTGGGTCCGACTGTGGGTGGAACAACCACGAATTTGAGAAGCATGCGGCAAAAACGCGAGGCGATAGACGCTCTTCGTGATCAGGATAATCAGGAGAGCGATCTTCAAG